Proteins encoded within one genomic window of Candidatus Dependentiae bacterium:
- a CDS encoding RluA family pseudouridine synthase, with product MPEKQEYEFVVDENAQRLDKFLAQKVPEYSRTYLQELIKDGHVTLNGKKNTSVKQELSSGDLVGLSLQPRPGFNLEPKKVDFEVVDVQADFIVINKPAGLLVHAPANRSQEITLVNGLLYMFAELTDLLKDDDRPGIVHRLDEDTSGLLLIARNERGKNKLGRMFHDRKISKTYKAVVSGHTPRSGRIDFAIGRHPTVRTKMSHQAVDGKPATSLFSVAEYLTGATLLDVKIITGRTHQIRVHCSSIGHGILGDLVYGVSSRFISRQALHAGLLEFEYDGVMYRYELPLPEDMRQLVAALGIVESVQEEN from the coding sequence ATGCCAGAAAAACAAGAGTATGAATTTGTTGTTGATGAAAATGCGCAGCGCTTGGATAAATTTTTGGCACAAAAAGTTCCAGAATATTCAAGAACGTATTTGCAAGAGCTTATCAAAGATGGTCATGTAACGTTAAATGGCAAAAAAAACACTTCAGTTAAACAAGAACTTTCTTCCGGAGATCTTGTTGGGTTGAGCCTGCAGCCAAGGCCAGGGTTTAATTTAGAGCCCAAAAAGGTTGATTTTGAAGTTGTGGATGTTCAAGCAGATTTTATTGTTATCAATAAGCCTGCGGGATTGTTGGTTCATGCGCCAGCAAATCGTAGTCAAGAAATAACATTGGTAAATGGCCTTCTGTACATGTTTGCAGAGTTGACAGATCTACTCAAAGACGACGATCGTCCAGGAATTGTACATCGCTTAGACGAGGATACAAGTGGTCTTTTGTTGATTGCGCGAAATGAGCGGGGCAAAAATAAATTGGGTCGAATGTTTCATGATCGTAAAATTTCAAAAACGTATAAAGCCGTAGTTTCCGGTCATACGCCTCGTTCGGGACGAATTGATTTTGCGATTGGACGGCATCCAACGGTTCGGACAAAAATGTCGCATCAGGCGGTTGATGGCAAACCAGCAACGTCATTATTTTCTGTTGCTGAGTATTTAACTGGCGCCACGCTTCTTGATGTAAAAATTATCACTGGTCGTACACATCAAATCCGGGTTCATTGTTCATCGATTGGGCACGGCATTTTGGGTGACTTGGTATATGGAGTGTCTTCGCGATTTATTTCACGTCAGGCGCTTCATGCGGGATTGCTCGAGTTTGAATATGACGGAGTTATGTATCGATATGAATTACCTCTTCCAGAAGATATGCGTCAGTTAGTAGCTGCTCTTGGAATTGTTGAAAGTGTTCAAGAAGAGAATTAA